One window of bacterium genomic DNA carries:
- a CDS encoding DNA translocase FtsK: MARAQRHWVRGLVALLAATLLLGALAGPPPGDWPGQTWGERLLDTQHPFGIVGALLAGAQRFLLGALGAWLLGPYLLLAGLADFAGRPRRSLLIPWSAVALLALLWLGAPAAGGPSAARQGWLGELLSEGISRLLGPTGTSVCLALLSAIGLVILLPAAWVRGPARLLFGWLPRALLRAARAVGLGLGAGGRGVAVGLRRGGARLAAARARRRAQAAEAAAARAEAAAAVAAETPPRPPLAVAAPPPAAPAAPGGGAAAAAAPALAASAERAPRPKPAPRRPRGAGAPLPALTLLAPAAGQGDPADRRFAEERARLLVDKLASFNIGGRVSAMSQGPVVTTYEFEPDAGVKVSQIVSRREDLALALRSKELRMVAPIPGKAAVGIELPNPRPRVIRLREVLEAAEPQGAGGELALALGVDVDGRAVWTDLAEMPHLLVAGATGTGKSVCINSILLSLLLAHTPETLRLFLVDPKMLELSVYNEIPHLLHPVITDNRVALSALNWLVGEMERRYLLLKPVGVRSIGEYNAKVRAGEVTDAEGRRVEETLPFLVGVVEEFADLMMTLGKDVQPPIVRLAQMARAVGIHLILATQRPSVDIIDGVIKANFPSRIAFKVFSRFDSKTILDAVGAETLIGRGDMLFKHGRQPFPRRLHGAFVETAEVERVVAHWRAVGGEPGHIDLEQRREGGLDFEGEDELFGDAKRTVILAGFGSTTMLQRRLRVGYTRASRLMDMLEDAGIVGPHTGSKARELLVGPEALAPEDREARP; encoded by the coding sequence ATGGCCAGGGCGCAGCGACATTGGGTCCGGGGCCTCGTCGCCCTTCTCGCCGCCACCCTCCTGCTGGGGGCGCTGGCAGGGCCGCCGCCCGGCGACTGGCCCGGCCAGACCTGGGGCGAGCGCCTGCTCGACACCCAGCATCCCTTCGGCATCGTCGGCGCCCTGCTCGCGGGCGCGCAGCGCTTCCTGCTCGGCGCGCTCGGCGCCTGGCTCCTGGGTCCCTACCTGCTGCTCGCCGGCCTCGCCGACTTCGCCGGTCGCCCGCGGCGCTCCCTGCTAATTCCCTGGTCAGCCGTCGCCCTGCTGGCGCTGCTCTGGCTGGGTGCGCCGGCGGCCGGCGGCCCCAGCGCGGCCCGCCAAGGTTGGCTGGGCGAGCTGCTGAGCGAAGGCATCAGTCGCCTCCTCGGCCCGACGGGCACGAGCGTCTGCCTCGCGCTCCTGAGCGCGATCGGGCTCGTCATCCTGCTGCCCGCTGCCTGGGTCCGTGGGCCGGCGCGCTTGCTCTTCGGCTGGCTGCCGCGCGCCCTCCTGCGGGCGGCGCGCGCTGTGGGCCTGGGACTGGGCGCCGGCGGCCGCGGCGTGGCTGTCGGCTTGCGCCGTGGCGGCGCGCGGCTGGCGGCGGCCCGGGCGCGCCGGCGGGCGCAGGCTGCCGAAGCGGCGGCCGCTCGCGCCGAGGCCGCTGCCGCGGTGGCCGCCGAGACGCCGCCACGCCCGCCGCTGGCAGTCGCCGCGCCGCCGCCGGCGGCGCCGGCGGCGCCGGGCGGAGGGGCAGCGGCTGCCGCGGCGCCGGCCCTCGCCGCGAGCGCGGAGCGAGCACCCAGGCCGAAGCCCGCGCCGCGGCGCCCGCGGGGCGCCGGCGCGCCGCTGCCCGCGCTCACGCTGCTCGCGCCCGCCGCGGGCCAGGGCGATCCCGCGGACCGCCGTTTCGCCGAGGAGCGGGCCCGCTTGCTCGTCGACAAGCTGGCCAGCTTCAACATCGGCGGCCGCGTCAGCGCGATGAGCCAGGGGCCGGTGGTCACGACCTACGAGTTCGAGCCGGACGCGGGCGTCAAGGTGAGCCAGATCGTCAGCCGGCGCGAGGATCTCGCCCTCGCGCTGCGCAGCAAGGAGCTGCGCATGGTGGCGCCGATCCCCGGCAAGGCGGCGGTGGGCATCGAGCTGCCGAATCCGCGGCCGCGCGTGATCCGCCTGCGCGAGGTGCTGGAGGCGGCCGAGCCGCAGGGCGCGGGCGGCGAGCTGGCGCTTGCCCTGGGCGTCGACGTCGACGGCCGCGCCGTCTGGACCGATCTCGCCGAGATGCCCCACCTGCTCGTCGCCGGCGCGACGGGCACGGGCAAGAGCGTGTGCATCAACAGCATCCTCCTCAGCCTGCTGCTCGCGCACACCCCGGAGACGCTGCGCCTCTTTCTCGTCGACCCCAAGATGCTCGAGCTGTCCGTCTACAACGAGATCCCGCACCTGCTGCACCCGGTGATCACCGACAACCGCGTGGCGCTGTCGGCCCTCAACTGGCTCGTGGGGGAGATGGAGCGGCGCTACCTGCTGCTCAAGCCCGTCGGCGTGCGCAGCATCGGCGAGTACAACGCCAAGGTGCGCGCCGGCGAGGTCACGGACGCCGAAGGCCGCCGCGTCGAGGAGACGCTGCCCTTCCTGGTCGGCGTGGTCGAGGAGTTCGCCGACCTGATGATGACCCTCGGCAAGGACGTGCAGCCGCCCATCGTGCGCCTCGCGCAGATGGCGCGCGCGGTGGGCATCCACCTGATCCTCGCCACCCAGCGGCCGAGCGTCGACATCATCGACGGCGTCATCAAGGCGAACTTCCCGAGCCGCATCGCCTTCAAGGTCTTCAGCCGCTTCGACTCGAAGACCATCCTCGACGCCGTGGGCGCTGAAACGCTCATCGGCCGCGGCGACATGCTCTTCAAGCACGGGCGGCAGCCCTTCCCGCGCCGCCTGCACGGCGCCTTCGTCGAGACGGCCGAGGTCGAGCGGGTCGTCGCCCACTGGCGCGCGGTGGGCGGCGAGCCCGGGCACATCGACCTCGAGCAGCGCCGCGAGGGCGGGCTCGACTTCGAGGGTGAGGACGAGCTCTTCGGCGACGCCAAGCGCACGGTGATCCTCGCCGGCTTCGGCAGCACGACGATGCTCCAGCGGCGCCTGCGCGTGGGCTACACGCGCGCCAGCCGCCTGATGGACATGCTCGAGGACGCCGGGATCGTCGGGCCCCACACGGGCAGCAAGGCGCGGGAGCTGCTCGTGGGGCCCGAAGCCCTCGCTCCCGAGGACCGGGAGGCGCGCCCGTGA